Sequence from the Ascaphus truei isolate aAscTru1 chromosome 3, aAscTru1.hap1, whole genome shotgun sequence genome:
TGTAATGTGTGCCTATAACAAGGAAGCAGCTCCGCAAGTGTTGACCGCATTGACCAATCTGGGTCACTGATAAAACAGCTCCTCATGCTAATGCTTCTCACGGGAATCTCCGACATGAGTATGCTGGCCAAATTGTTGTACTTTATCACTCTTTCAAAGAAAAAGTTCACCTTCAGGTTTTTGGCCTGCTTTGCCAGTTTGGTCCAGGACATCCTGAAGACCACATGCCCATGAGGATCAGAAATGTGGCACTTGATGTTGATCGTCCTGAGGGAATGGCTGCAGTTCTCACGTAGTATAGCCAGCAAGTTATCTGAAATACAGTTATAGTTCAAGTTGAGAGTCTGCAGATTTTGGAAGGTGGACATAATCCGATTGAACAAGGTGTTACTGTAGACGGATATGTGATGGCTGAAGAAATCTTCAATGTTTAGTTCTGTGGCATGGGTCACGTTCCTAAAGTAACTCAAAGATTCAAGGATGGCACAGCCTTGTTCCAACGTCATTCTGGCTCCTTTCAGATTGAGATATTCTAGATGTCTTCCCACCTTCTTCAGAAAGAAGCTTAAACTCCTGACAAACGAGTTCCTTATTGTGTTCCTCCAAACCAACTTCTCCAATTCCAGGTGTTGAATAGAGAGAGATTTTAGACGCTTGTTGCTTTTGCCCAGGTTTGACAGTAGACTCCTCATGGTGATCTGGAACCTACGGGTCAGCAAGGCACTGTAAGGGTTCAGAAACCTGATTTCCAAGTGTTCCAAATATCTGCCAAACCTCCTGACATACCAGACTGCAGTCTGACACTCTGTGGTGTTGTTTATAGATGGTCGGCCTCGAAAAATTATAGTCCGTGATTTCCAGAGAGCAGCACAGTACATGATCTGATTCCATTTCCTACATACCAAAGCAGCATTCGATCTGTCCATGTCTACAAGCCACCAGAACACCTTTCGTAGGCACACCTCGGGCAGATCAGCCCAGCAGCTCTGACAACAGTCATCCATTGAGGGTATCAAGCTGGCACTTATCGTGAACTTGTGACAGATGATTAAAAAATAACTTCTTGTTTTTAGTTTTAGGTAATTGAGAGCAATGATAATGGCTGTAGCTTTTCCAAGTAAACCGTCTGTAGGCACATGTACTCTTGTTCGGGTTATCTTCATCCAAGACTCTATACATCAGTACCAGCA
This genomic interval carries:
- the FBXO39 gene encoding F-box only protein 39, producing MKITRTRVHVPTDGLLGKATAIIIALNYLKLKTRSYFLIICHKFTISASLIPSMDDCCQSCWADLPEVCLRKVFWWLVDMDRSNAALVCRKWNQIMYCAALWKSRTIIFRGRPSINNTTECQTAVWYVRRFGRYLEHLEIRFLNPYSALLTRRFQITMRSLLSNLGKSNKRLKSLSIQHLELEKLVWRNTIRNSFVRSLSFFLKKVGRHLEYLNLKGARMTLEQGCAILESLSYFRNVTHATELNIEDFFSHHISVYSNTLFNRIMSTFQNLQTLNLNYNCISDNLLAILRENCSHSLRTINIKCHISDPHGHVVFRMSWTKLAKQAKNLKVNFFFERVIKYNNLASILMSEIPVRSISMRSCFISDPDWSMRSTLAELLPCYRHTLQKLMFEFNNRHESVDEELLQLVLMCEKLNYLKVWAFLDVKFVERILQNQEKGKCCLRTLKISIYTDRYETNHEDQMLQDIFRTYRHLIDTMNNYFVIAYPVK